DNA from Deinococcus aquaedulcis:
CGGCGAGAAGCGTGCCATCACCTGCGTTTCGATCTCGTGCAGAATGCGCTCCAGCGGCAACTGGCCGTAGGTGTAAAAGAACGCGTTGCTGGGGTGGTAGTGCGCGGCGTGAAAGGCGCGCAGGGCGTCGTAGGTGAGGTTGGGAATATCGCCCGGCGCTCCGCCCGAGTTGTTGGCGTAGGTCAGGTCCGGGTACAGCGCCTTGCCAAAGGCCCGCCACAGCACCGAGCCGGGGCTGGCCATCGCGCCCTTCATCTCGTTGTAGACCACGCCCTGCAGCTTCAGCGGCGTGGCCGGGTCATCGGGCGTTTCAAACTCCAGGCGGTGGCCGTCCTGCCGGAAGCTCTCGTAGCGCATCAGCGGAAAGAAGGTCGCGTCCAGATACACCGAGAGCAGGTTGAAAAAGTCCTTTTCGTTGCGGGTGGAAAAGGGATAGGTGGTCCAGTCGCTGGCCGTCATGGCGTTCATGAAGGTGTTCAGCGAGCGCGGCAGCATGGAAAAGAAGGGGTCCGAGACCGGGTAGCGCTGGCTGCCCATCAGGGCCACATGTTCCAGGATGTGCGCCACGCCGGTGCTGTCCTGCGGCACGGTGGGAAAGGTCACGCCAAAGGTGGCGTTGTCGTCGGCGCGGATGACGTGGGCGTGGCGGGCGCCCAGCTCATGGGTGAGCAGCACCAGCGTGCCCTGCATCTCGGGCAGCGCTTCCACACGCTGCACGGTGTAACGGCCCAGGCGCTCGCCCACACGCGGGGCAGCCGGAAGAGTGGCGGTCATGCGGGGCAGTCTAGACCAGGGGTTTGCCCGGAAACGCCAGATGCCTTGCGATTGATGCGCGGGGGGCCGGCGGACAGCCGCACTTCACACCCCTGGCTCACGGTGCGCGCCGGGCCGGGCCGCTACACTGCGGCACATGACACATCACCGTCCCCTGGGCCGCGCGCTGCTGGCCCTGCTGGTGGCTGGCGCACTGGCCGGGTGCGGGCAGAGCCTCACCGGCACCTCCGCCACCAGCGGGCGCGACCCGCTGCAGTTCGTGGAGTCGCCGGCTGGCCTGGCGCCCGCCTATGTCAACGAGACCTACGCGGCGCCCCTGACCGTCTCGGGGGGCGCGGGGCCGTACACGGTGCGGCAGGTGAGCGGCACCCTGCCCCCCGGCCTGAGCCTGCAGGGCCAGCAGCTGAGCGGCAAGCCCACCAAGACGGGCAGTTACACCTTCACGGTGGAAGTCACCGATTCCACCCTCAGCACGAAAAGCCGGACCATCACCATGAACGTGCAGGACCTGCCGCCCCTGAGCCTGGCCCCCACGCTGCCCGCCGGGCAGATTCGCGGCGAGACCCGCATTCCGCTCACCATCACCGCGCCGCGCAGCGTGCGGGCGGCGCGCTTTGCCTGGGATCTCCCCGCCGGCGTGACCGTCACCCGCGTGCAGCCCGAGGGCGGCGCCGTGGTGTTCTGGCGCCAGCAGGGCAGCCGCGTGGTGGTGGACCTGGGCTTCAAGACCGTGCCGCGCACCGGGGCCCGCGTGGCCCTGCTGACCGTGAAGCCCTCGGGCCCCGTGGCCCTGGCCACCCCCACCCTGGCCTACGAGGCCCGCGACGGCGACGGCAAGCTGCTGGCGCAGAAACTCTTCCCCGACGAGCAGAAGAAGCTGGACGACCAGAAAGCCGCTGAACAGAAGGCGGCCGAGCAGAAAGCGGCCGAGCAGAAGGCCGCCGAACAAAAAGCCGCCGAGCAAAAGGCAGCGGAGCAGAAAGCCGCCCCGAATGCACCCGGCACCACCCCGGCTGGTACGGGAACTGGAACGGGCACCGGGACAGGCACGGGCACGCCCGTCCCCCCCGTCACTCCGCCCACGGCCCCGGGAGGCGGCAAGTGAGGGCGTGGCTGCTGGCCGCGCTGCTGGGCACCGCGTCCCTGGCGGCGGCCACCACCGCCCCCACACTGAGCCTGGAGCAGCAGGCGAAAAAGGCCGAGGTGATCGTGCGCGCCAAGCTGGGCCCGGCCGCCGAGGTCAAGGTGGGCGAGCTGGTCTATGCGGTCTATCCCCTCACCGTCACCGAAACCATCGCCGGCGATCCCGCCCGGCTGCCGCAGCACGAGGGCGCGCCCGCGCTGTTCATCCTGAAAGACCTCGCTGACCTGCCCACGCTCGCAGCCGGGCAGGACGTGGTGGCGCTGCTGTACACCGCGCGGCTGGACAGCCCCTTCGTGGGCTTTAACCAGGGCCTGTACGCCGTGACCGACGGCGCGGTCAAGGCCGGCACCATCACCGATCCGGTCAAGCTGCGCGAGGCCATGCTGAGCGCGCGGGGGCAGAAATGAAGCGGGCCCTGCTGCTGGCCGCGCTCCTGCTGGGGGGGGCCCAGGCCGCCAGCGTGAAGCTGCGCCCGCAGGGCGACGAGCTGACGCGCGCCGTGCGCGAGGCCCTGACGGCCCTGAGCACCCCCGAACTGCCCGTGACCCTGGACACCGGGGGCGGCGTCATCCTGGCGCTGGGCGGCGCGGCCCCCTTCAACCCGGATGTGGCCGCGCGCGTGGTCACCGTGAATGGCGAGCGGCGCATTGAGTTCAACCCACGCGGGCCGTTGCCGCTGCAAGACGCCATCCGCGCCGAACTGGCCCGCGAACTGCGCCTGAGCGAATGGACCCCCGCCGCTGCCCGCACCCGCCTGAGCGGCGCCGACCTGAACGGCGACGGCAAGATTGACCTGAGCGATCTGGCCCTCTTGATGGCCAACCACGGCAAGACCACCCCGGTGGGTGACCTGAGTGGCGACGGCAAGGTGGACGACGCCGACGTGCGCCTGTTCGGGGCGCAGTACAAACCCTGAACGCGGGCTGGCGGGGTGGGGCCGGGGGCGCGCACCTTTGCCGCCCCCCGGCCCCTGCTACGCTGCCGGGCATGACAGGCGACGACACCATTGACTTGCAGGACTTCCTGAAACTGCGCGGGCTGGTGGAAACCGGCGGCGAGGCCAAATTTCGCGTGCAGGGCGGAGAAGTACGCCTGAACGGGGAAATCGAGACGCGGCGGCGCAAGAAGCTGCGCCGGGGCGACGTGGTGGAATACGCCGGGCACCGCGTCAAGGTGGACTGGTAAGCCGCGTGGGCGCCTACGAAGAGGCCGTGCTGGATTACCGCCGCCGCAAGGACGAGCATTTCGCGGCCGGGGGCGGTCCGGTGGACACCGCCACCTTCCGGGGCCTGAGCTATTACCCCCCGGATGAAACCTGGGCCTTTACCCTGCCCCTGACCCTGCTGCCCCAGGACGCGGGCGCCGAGTTCGCCCTGGATACCAACACCGGCGAAACGCGGACCATGGCGCGCTTCGGAGAGGTGACGGTGCCGCTGCCGGGCGGGCAGCACACCCTGCTGGTCTTCGCCGGGCTGGGCGAGGACCGCCCCGCGCGCGTCTTTGTGCCGTTCCGCGACGCCACCAGCGGCGCAGAAACCTACGGCGCAGGCCGCTACCTGGACGCCCCGGTGGACTGGCAACTGGGCGGCGACGGCCCGCTGGTGCGGCTGGACTTTAACCTCGCCTACCACCCCTACTGCGCCTACAGCCCGGCCTGGGTGTGCCCCCTGCCCCCGCGCGAGAACAGGGTGCCCGAACCGGTGCCAGTGGGGGAGAGGCTGGGGTAAGGGGGGAGCCAGGAAAAAGCTGACTGCACCCCGCTTCCTGCCTCCTGCACCCCTACCTCGCCACCACGGCCACATAGACCGCCGGGACACCAGCCGCGTGCAGGGCGTCCTGACAGGCCAGGGCGGTCTTGCCGGTGGTCAGCACGTCATCCACCAGCAGGACTGGGCCGGGGGGCAGTCGAAGCTCACTGCGCTCAAAGGCGCCCAGCAGATCCTCGCGCTCGGCGGCGCGGCGGCGGGCCTGCTGGAGGCCGGCGCGGGTGCGGCGCAGGGCATTCACACAGGGTACGCCCAGCTGGTCAGCCAGAGCCCGGCCCAGCAGCTCGGCCTGATTGAAGCCACGTTCGCGCTGCCGCGCCGGGTGCAGGGGCACCGGCACCACCGCCCCCACGCCCCAGCCCGGCGGCACCCCGGCCGCCAGCGCGGCGCCCAGCACCGGGGCCAGTTCGCGCG
Protein-coding regions in this window:
- a CDS encoding RNA-binding S4 domain-containing protein, with amino-acid sequence MTGDDTIDLQDFLKLRGLVETGGEAKFRVQGGEVRLNGEIETRRRKKLRRGDVVEYAGHRVKVDW
- a CDS encoding DUF1684 domain-containing protein, with product MGAYEEAVLDYRRRKDEHFAAGGGPVDTATFRGLSYYPPDETWAFTLPLTLLPQDAGAEFALDTNTGETRTMARFGEVTVPLPGGQHTLLVFAGLGEDRPARVFVPFRDATSGAETYGAGRYLDAPVDWQLGGDGPLVRLDFNLAYHPYCAYSPAWVCPLPPRENRVPEPVPVGERLG
- a CDS encoding ComF family protein yields the protein MTGPLWTGLAGLVRALLPRPCPGCGAQLGAQAGLCRPCCAQLQAQVSAHSPLRPHPEPHLLTLGPYAGVRRRTVRALKFAGARELAPVLGAALAAGVPPGWGVGAVVPVPLHPARQRERGFNQAELLGRALADQLGVPCVNALRRTRAGLQQARRRAAEREDLLGAFERSELRLPPGPVLLVDDVLTTGKTALACQDALHAAGVPAVYVAVVAR
- a CDS encoding Ig domain-containing protein, with the protein product MTHHRPLGRALLALLVAGALAGCGQSLTGTSATSGRDPLQFVESPAGLAPAYVNETYAAPLTVSGGAGPYTVRQVSGTLPPGLSLQGQQLSGKPTKTGSYTFTVEVTDSTLSTKSRTITMNVQDLPPLSLAPTLPAGQIRGETRIPLTITAPRSVRAARFAWDLPAGVTVTRVQPEGGAVVFWRQQGSRVVVDLGFKTVPRTGARVALLTVKPSGPVALATPTLAYEARDGDGKLLAQKLFPDEQKKLDDQKAAEQKAAEQKAAEQKAAEQKAAEQKAAEQKAAPNAPGTTPAGTGTGTGTGTGTGTPVPPVTPPTAPGGGK